A region of Subtercola boreus DNA encodes the following proteins:
- the greA gene encoding transcription elongation factor GreA has translation MAEEAAVSWLTQEAYDRLANELEYASTTGRQEITDKIQSAREEGDLKENSGYHAAKDEQGKIEARIRFLTNLLKTAQVSAAPESHGVVVPGTVITAVIAGDESVFLLGSREIAGESDLDVYSEKSPLGTAILGLAVGDSTTYEAPNGRAITVKVTAVENYTG, from the coding sequence ATGGCCGAAGAAGCAGCAGTCAGCTGGCTGACCCAGGAGGCGTACGACCGCCTGGCGAATGAACTCGAGTACGCCAGCACGACGGGTCGCCAGGAGATCACCGACAAGATCCAGTCGGCGCGCGAGGAGGGCGACCTCAAGGAGAACAGCGGCTACCACGCCGCCAAAGACGAGCAGGGCAAGATCGAGGCGCGGATCCGGTTCCTCACCAACCTGCTGAAGACCGCGCAGGTGAGCGCGGCCCCCGAGAGCCACGGTGTCGTGGTGCCCGGTACGGTCATCACCGCCGTGATTGCGGGCGACGAGAGCGTGTTCCTGCTCGGCAGCCGGGAGATCGCGGGCGAGAGCGACCTCGACGTCTATTCGGAGAAGAGCCCGCTCGGCACGGCCATCCTCGGCCTCGCCGTCGGCGACTCGACCACGTATGAGGCCCCCAACGGACGCGCCATCACGGTGAAGGTGACGGCCGTGGAGAACTACACGGGCTGA
- a CDS encoding DUF4307 domain-containing protein: MSEDEQIEDGPFAATSDLEAPSSTVAAASTVRGERYGNTARSRGRGRFIALAFGAAVVVVIGSWVVWAGLDGSQSTVDAQDKGHVIVSNTRVDVTFDVSVDRGIATACAVQAQNEQHAVVGWKIVDIPASTQRDQEVTTTVLTTEPAVTGLIYSCWLT, from the coding sequence GTGAGCGAAGACGAGCAGATCGAAGACGGGCCCTTCGCTGCCACCTCAGACCTTGAGGCTCCATCCTCGACGGTGGCCGCGGCATCCACTGTTCGCGGCGAACGTTACGGCAACACCGCGAGGTCACGCGGACGCGGCCGGTTCATCGCCCTCGCCTTCGGGGCCGCGGTGGTCGTCGTGATCGGATCCTGGGTCGTCTGGGCCGGGCTCGACGGCTCACAATCCACAGTGGATGCTCAGGACAAGGGCCACGTCATCGTGAGCAACACCCGTGTCGATGTGACCTTCGACGTGTCGGTCGACCGCGGCATCGCAACCGCCTGCGCCGTGCAGGCGCAGAACGAGCAGCATGCGGTCGTCGGCTGGAAGATCGTCGACATCCCGGCTTCGACACAGCGCGACCAGGAGGTCACCACGACGGTGCTCACCACGGAGCCTGCCGTCACGGGTTTGATCTACAGCTGCTGGCTCACGTAA
- the mca gene encoding mycothiol conjugate amidase Mca, which produces MAVHAHPDDESSKGAATYAYYVDRGAEVMVVSCTGGERGDILNEGLELRAWGDRDMPGLRRVEMAAAQAAVGFEHRWLGYADSGLPENDEPLPANAFAAIDPTLSVRPLVHLIREQKPQVLLTYDEKGGYPHPDHIRCHDISVLAYELAADPSYAPELGAAWQVSKLYYDRIFSSQRMRAIHDLLVETDPENPLIQSFTEMKRWMDETPYLATTQVPAGAFFGARDNALRAHASQVAPDSAFFFWPNELQQQAWPFEDYQLIDSKVPLPTAGEGEFENDLFAGIDDDGWSSK; this is translated from the coding sequence ATGGCCGTGCACGCTCATCCCGACGACGAATCGAGCAAGGGCGCCGCGACCTACGCCTACTACGTCGACCGCGGCGCAGAGGTGATGGTGGTCAGCTGCACGGGCGGCGAACGGGGCGACATCCTGAACGAGGGGCTCGAACTCCGCGCCTGGGGCGACCGGGACATGCCGGGGCTCCGACGCGTCGAGATGGCCGCGGCCCAGGCGGCGGTCGGTTTCGAGCACCGCTGGCTCGGGTACGCCGACTCGGGGCTCCCCGAGAACGACGAACCGCTCCCGGCGAACGCGTTCGCGGCGATCGATCCGACGCTGAGCGTGCGGCCGTTGGTGCACCTCATCCGGGAGCAGAAGCCTCAGGTGCTGCTGACCTACGACGAGAAGGGTGGCTACCCGCACCCCGACCACATCCGCTGCCACGACATCTCGGTGCTCGCCTACGAGCTGGCCGCAGATCCGTCGTATGCGCCCGAGCTCGGCGCGGCCTGGCAGGTCTCGAAGCTCTACTACGACCGCATCTTCAGCTCGCAGCGCATGCGGGCCATCCACGATCTGCTGGTCGAGACGGATCCCGAGAACCCGCTCATCCAGTCGTTCACCGAGATGAAGCGGTGGATGGACGAGACCCCCTACCTCGCGACGACCCAGGTTCCCGCGGGTGCCTTCTTCGGTGCGCGGGACAACGCCCTCCGCGCCCACGCTTCGCAGGTCGCCCCCGACAGTGCCTTCTTCTTCTGGCCCAACGAGCTGCAGCAGCAGGCCTGGCCGTTCGAGGACTACCAGCTCATCGATTCGAAGGTGCCACTGCCGACAGCCGGCGAGGGAGAGTTCGAGAACGACCTCTTCGCCGGAATCGACGACGACGGATGGTCGTCGAAATGA
- the trhA gene encoding PAQR family membrane homeostasis protein TrhA: protein MPVQPDSSLTDEGAPLPHLPLLDDAAVGEDRQAGPVPEVKPTWRGWIHAGTFPVAIAAGIVLVVLADGAAAKASSAVFAVTSLLLFGNSALYHRFNWKPKVKRLLKRIDHANIFLLIAGTYTPIAVLALPPGKGTFVLIAVWVAAVLGIGFRVFWIDAPRWLYTPLYVLMGGAALLFIVDIFNANAVTMTLVLVGGLAYMLGALAYGLKRPNPVPGVFGFHEIFHALTLVAFACHWTGILLIAINPPFNG, encoded by the coding sequence ATGCCCGTGCAGCCCGATTCGTCACTGACCGATGAGGGCGCTCCCCTCCCCCACCTGCCGCTGCTCGACGATGCGGCAGTCGGTGAGGACCGCCAGGCAGGGCCGGTTCCCGAGGTCAAACCCACCTGGCGCGGCTGGATCCACGCCGGCACCTTCCCCGTCGCGATCGCCGCGGGAATCGTGCTCGTCGTGCTCGCCGACGGCGCAGCGGCCAAGGCGTCGAGTGCGGTCTTCGCGGTCACCTCACTGCTGCTGTTCGGCAACTCCGCGCTCTACCACCGTTTCAATTGGAAGCCGAAGGTCAAACGGCTTCTCAAACGGATCGACCACGCCAATATCTTCCTGCTGATCGCCGGCACCTACACGCCGATTGCCGTGCTCGCCCTGCCTCCGGGCAAGGGCACCTTCGTGCTGATCGCGGTGTGGGTCGCCGCCGTTCTCGGCATCGGCTTCCGGGTCTTCTGGATCGACGCCCCGCGCTGGCTCTACACGCCGCTCTACGTGCTGATGGGCGGGGCGGCGCTGCTGTTCATCGTCGACATCTTCAACGCCAACGCGGTGACCATGACGCTGGTGCTCGTGGGCGGTCTCGCCTACATGCTCGGTGCGCTGGCCTACGGCCTGAAGCGGCCGAACCCGGTGCCGGGGGTGTTCGGGTTCCACGAGATCTTCCACGCGCTGACGCTGGTGGCGTTCGCCTGCCACTGGACGGGCATCCTGCTGATCGCGATCAACCCGCCGTTCAACGGCTGA
- a CDS encoding isoprenyl transferase has protein sequence MRNRQDTPGRGLLYGLYQKRLRRELDAGNLPHHVAMIIDGNRRWAKQNLLETAAHGHRAGAVKVREFLEWCDDLGIKVATLYLLSTDNLSSRSEAELTELIEIIAQLAEELSNYRDWRIKHVGSNEGLPSRLVDALTDAEQRTAGHPGLHVNLAVGYGGRTEIADAVQSIIRTHQDAGHSLEDLAANLDEELISAHLYTGGQPDPDLVIRTSGEQRLSDFLLWQSAHSEFYFMEALGPDIREVDFLRALRDFSRRNRRFGS, from the coding sequence GTGCGAAACAGGCAGGACACCCCGGGAAGAGGCCTGCTCTACGGGCTCTACCAGAAGAGGCTCAGGCGCGAGCTCGATGCCGGCAACCTCCCGCACCACGTGGCAATGATCATCGACGGCAACCGCCGCTGGGCGAAGCAGAACCTGCTCGAGACCGCCGCGCACGGTCACCGGGCCGGGGCCGTCAAGGTGCGTGAGTTCCTGGAGTGGTGCGACGACCTCGGAATCAAGGTCGCCACCCTCTACCTCCTCTCGACCGACAACCTCTCGAGCCGGAGCGAAGCCGAACTCACCGAGTTGATCGAGATCATCGCGCAACTGGCCGAAGAACTGTCGAACTACCGCGACTGGCGCATCAAGCATGTCGGCAGCAACGAGGGTCTGCCGTCCCGGCTGGTGGATGCCCTCACCGACGCCGAGCAGCGCACCGCCGGTCATCCTGGGCTGCACGTCAACCTCGCTGTGGGCTACGGGGGCCGCACGGAGATCGCGGATGCCGTGCAGAGTATCATCCGCACCCACCAGGACGCCGGGCACTCGCTCGAAGATCTCGCCGCGAACCTCGACGAAGAGCTGATCAGCGCGCATCTCTACACCGGCGGGCAACCCGATCCGGATCTGGTGATCCGCACGTCGGGCGAGCAGCGCCTCAGCGACTTCCTGCTCTGGCAGAGCGCGCACAGCGAGTTCTACTTCATGGAGGCGCTCGGGCCGGACATCCGCGAGGTCGACTTCCTGCGGGCACTCCGTGACTTCTCGAGGCGCAACCGGCGCTTCGGCAGCTGA
- a CDS encoding YtxH domain-containing protein, translating into MKGKILLVIGFGVGYVAGSAAGRRRYEQIKSKAEAAWNQPQVQKAVHNAEQFVADKAPIVQEKLTDAAKAAPGVIKDAAAKVRGTADDVADKAEDAADDLAKKTS; encoded by the coding sequence ATGAAGGGCAAAATCTTGCTGGTGATCGGCTTCGGAGTCGGTTACGTTGCGGGTTCAGCGGCTGGCCGCAGGCGCTACGAGCAGATCAAGTCGAAAGCCGAGGCGGCGTGGAATCAGCCGCAGGTGCAGAAGGCCGTGCACAACGCCGAGCAGTTCGTTGCCGACAAGGCCCCGATCGTGCAGGAGAAGCTCACCGACGCAGCCAAGGCGGCGCCCGGCGTGATCAAGGATGCAGCGGCCAAGGTGCGCGGCACCGCCGACGACGTGGCGGACAAAGCCGAAGACGCGGCAGACGATCTCGCGAAGAAGACCTCCTGA
- a CDS encoding PhoH family protein, with amino-acid sequence MPDQKLKKSETTSQKTAERTYVLDTSVLLSDPKAIFRFAEHPVVLPVVVISELESKRNDPEIGYFARQALRNLDELRVLHERLDFPIAVGDAGGSLRVELNHSNMSVLPSGLQLQDNDSRILAVALNLSNDGLDVTVVSKDLPLRVKAASIGLAAEEYRAELAVDSGWTGIDSITLSAADMSKLWDQDGMDTPLVSDMPINTGLVIHSDRGSALGRVNGKHSFQLVRGDRDVFGLHGRSAEQRVAIDMLLDPEVGIISLGGRAGTGKSALALCAGLEAVLEKQQHKKIMVFRPLYAVGGQELGFLPGDASEKMNPWAQAVFDTLGSLVSQNVLDEVVERGILEVLPLTHIRGRSLHDAFVIVDEAQSLERNVLLTVLSRIGSNSRVVLTHDVAQRDNLRVGRHDGVASVIETLKGHPLFGHITLTRSERSAIAALVTEMLESNELS; translated from the coding sequence GTGCCCGATCAGAAACTCAAGAAGTCCGAGACCACCAGCCAGAAGACGGCCGAGCGTACCTATGTGCTCGACACCTCCGTACTGCTGAGCGACCCGAAGGCGATCTTCCGGTTCGCCGAGCATCCTGTGGTGCTCCCGGTTGTGGTCATCTCCGAGCTCGAATCCAAACGGAACGACCCGGAGATCGGATACTTCGCCCGCCAGGCCCTTCGGAACCTCGATGAGCTGCGCGTGCTGCACGAAAGGCTCGACTTCCCGATCGCGGTCGGTGATGCCGGTGGGAGCCTGCGGGTCGAACTCAACCACTCGAACATGTCGGTGCTGCCGTCGGGCCTGCAGTTGCAGGACAACGACTCGCGCATCCTCGCCGTCGCGCTGAACCTGTCGAACGACGGGCTCGACGTGACGGTCGTGTCGAAAGACCTCCCGCTCCGGGTCAAGGCGGCGTCCATCGGGCTCGCCGCCGAAGAGTACCGCGCGGAGCTCGCCGTCGATTCCGGGTGGACCGGCATCGACAGCATCACGCTGAGCGCCGCCGACATGTCGAAGCTCTGGGACCAGGACGGCATGGACACCCCGCTGGTGTCGGACATGCCGATCAACACCGGCTTGGTCATCCATTCGGATCGTGGATCGGCGCTGGGACGCGTGAACGGAAAGCACTCGTTCCAGCTGGTGCGCGGCGACCGTGACGTGTTCGGCCTGCACGGGCGCTCGGCTGAGCAGCGTGTGGCGATCGACATGCTGCTCGACCCCGAGGTCGGCATCATCTCGCTGGGGGGTCGAGCCGGTACGGGGAAGTCCGCTCTGGCCCTCTGCGCCGGGCTCGAAGCGGTGCTCGAGAAGCAGCAGCACAAGAAGATCATGGTGTTCAGGCCGCTCTACGCGGTCGGTGGCCAGGAGCTCGGTTTCCTGCCGGGAGATGCCAGCGAGAAGATGAACCCCTGGGCGCAGGCGGTCTTCGACACGCTCGGTTCGCTCGTGTCGCAGAACGTGCTCGACGAGGTGGTGGAGCGGGGCATCCTCGAGGTGCTGCCGCTCACGCACATCCGCGGGCGGTCGCTGCACGATGCGTTCGTGATCGTGGATGAAGCGCAGTCACTCGAACGCAACGTTCTGTTGACCGTGCTGTCGCGAATCGGGTCCAACTCACGCGTCGTCCTTACACATGACGTGGCGCAGCGCGACAACCTGCGCGTCGGCCGGCACGACG